The DNA segment CCTGGCCTACATCGTGCCGGTGACAGGTGACTGCCGGCCCCGGCAGGACGCCCTCGACCTGGTGTGGTTCAGCCCGCAGGAGGCGCTGTCGGAGGCGGTGCAGAGCGAGATGCCGGGCGGGCACGGAGTCCTGCTGAGGCAGGCCCTCGCGCACGCGGGCTGCCTGAGCTGACGCGCTCCCCGCCGCTTCCCGGCCGTTCTCGTCGCACCCCGGTCACACGGCTCGCCAGATGTTGTCGAAGGCCGCCGCCTCGACGGCCCGGCGCTGCCGTACGCCGGCCAGTTCGACGACGGCTTCGTTGACCGCGACCAGTACGGTCACGATCCGGTCGTCGCCGAGATCCGCGAGATCGTCGTGGTCCCCGAGACCCTTGTCGGGGTCGTCGGCGCCCCGGGCGCCGACGCCCGCGGCGGCGGCGAGGGCGGTGAGCACCGGTTCGTGCGCCGCCCAGCGGTCGTTCGCATGGCGGCGCGCCGGTGAGTCGGCCAGCTCCGAGGGGGCGATGCTCAGCGAAGGTTTCCGCGTCCGCCGACGGGCGGCAGCCGATCCCGTCGTCCCCAGCTCCGCGAGATACGCGGCCACCAGGTCGCGGCCACGGCGCCACAGCCAGTCCTCGACCGGCTCATGCGGTTCCTGTCGGACCAGCGAGGACACGGCCTGCCGCAGCAGCGGATCGTCGGTGGCCGGCTCCGCGGCGGGCTCCGCCGCCTGCCGCGGGCCCGGCACCACCACTCGGTCTCCGTCGAGGTCGGCGGTCCCGGCGTCGATGAGGTCGATCAGCTCCGCACCTGCGAGCGCCAGCGACAGATCGCCCGGCTCGACGGACGTACCGGACCGTGTGTCGATGACGACGACGAGCAGATCCCGCGCTGTGGTCATGAGTGGCTCCACATCAAAGGGGGCGACGGAAAAGGGCAACGGGCTTCTGCGGGTCACCCGTTGCTCTCACAACCACGAGGACGGCCTCCTCATTCCCGGCTCATTCCCGGCTCATTCCCGGCTCGTTCCCGGCTCGTTCCCGGCTCGTTCCCGGGAGGGGACCACCGCCGACCGAAGGCGGGCCGGGCGAGGAGGGGCACGACGACCGAGACGATGCCGTGGGTGAGGAGCCGACTGGACAGGCGCCGGTCCGCGCGGTGGACGCATCACCACCGCCGCCCTGCGCGATGCCACGCACGGGGACGGCGTGGTCACCAAGCTCAACTGTGGGCACCTGCGCCACCATGACCTCCGGCACACCGGACCGGCCTGGTTCGCCGACGCCGGAGTCCTCGTGCACGTCCTACGCAGCATCGCCGGCCGCGGATCGCCGACCACCGCCCAGCGCTGCCTCCACGCGGACGTACACAAGATCACAACCGCCGGCGCAGCGCTCTCCGCCCGCCTCAGTGCGGTCCGCGCACCGCACTCCCTACCGAGCCCGATCGGCATGACCCGCAGGCGCCGGTCAAGGAGGCCGGCCTCCAACCGGTCCCCCGAGAAAGGCCAAGGGCCGGTTTCGGACACCTCCGAAACCGGCCCTTGGCCTGCGACTGTCTCCAGTCGGGACGACAGGATTTGAACCTGCGACCCCTTGACCCCCAGTCAAGTGCGCTACCAAGCTGCGCCACGTCCCGTTGCCCGTCTGACCTGGTGGTTTCCCGGGGCCGACGTGCACCGAAACAATACCGCACCCGGGAGGATGATCGCGCGCCCCTCTGGCCGAGGGGCAGCGCCTTCGAGGAGTCGGGTCCCGTCCGGATCACCGCTCCGGGCGAGCCCCGAACCGGCGTCCGACGCCCCGCATGCTCACTCCCCCGGCTGCCGGCCCAGCCCGGGATGGGCGTCGAGCAACTGGGGCGGGGCCGCCTGGCGCCAGGAGTCGGCGAGGATGTCACGCAGTTCGTCCTCGTCCTCCAGGGTGGCGAGGCGGGCCCGGACCCAGGCGAACTGCGCCTCGTGGCCCGCGATCCAGAACTTCTCCGGCTCCGCGAGGGCCAGTTCGTCGCGCTCCTCCTCGGGACAGCGCACGGCGATGGACGTCTCGTCCTCGGGCAGGGTGACGAACATCTTTCCCGCCACCCGGAACGTAGGCATGCTCCAGGCCACTTTCTCCGTCGTGTCCGGCAGGGACAGCGCGATCCGTCGTACGTCTTCGGCATCCGGCATGACAGGCACCGTAGCGGTCGGCACTGACAATCACCCGGCGGCGGCGAGGGGCCGTGCGGGCGCAGACGCCGTGCGCTCCTCACACGGTGCTGAGCACCACGCTCGTCATCAGCCCGCCGAGGAGCGCGGCGGCCGGGACGACGAGAGCCCGTCCCGCGTGGGAGGGGCAGGCGACGCGCGGCCAAGATATGGACGGCCGCCGTGCCCGGGAAGGCGAGCACGGACAGGGGACGACGCCGGCCAGGGCGGCGCAGGCCGCGGTGGCCCACCAGGGGACCTTGCGGGTGAAGTCACGGCGGGCGATCGGACAGGTACCCACGCCGGCGAACGCTGCGCAGTCGAGGGACACGCCGATCACCACCAGGGTGTCCGCGGCTTCCACGAGTGCGTCTTCTCCTCGAGCCCGTTCCCGCGTGGCTCGTGTGCCTCGCGTGGCCACATGGCTGACTGCGGAGACGGCCGGACAGACCGCTTCGGTTCCGCCGGGGGGCGACCCGGGAACGGGAAATCGGCGTCCCCGACGCCGCCGCGTCCGGCCCTACGCCTCGCCGGCGGCCTCACCGAGAGCGTCCAGGACCGGGCGGATCAGCGGGTGTTCCTCGGCTCCCCGGCGTACGGCGGCGAAGACCCGGCGGGTCGGTGCGACGCCGTCGACCGGCCGGACGGTCACGCCGGTCAGGTCCATGCCGCGCAGCGCCGAGCGCGGGACCAGTGCGACGCCCACGTCCGCCGAGGCCAGGGCCACCACCGCGCGGAAGTCGTCCGAGGAGTGCTCGAGCCGGGGCTGGAATCCGGCGTTCTCGCAGGCCAGGACGACGACATCGTGACAGGGGTTGCCGGGGTACGGGCCGATCCACGGATCCTTGGCCAGCTCGGCAAGCGGTACCTCGGCGACGCCGGCCAGCCGGTGGGTGACCGGGACGACCGCGTCGAAGGGCTCCGCGTACAGGGAGACGTGCGTCAGGCGGAGGTCGTCGGCGGGCGGCGCCCCGCGGTACTCGACGGCCACGGCGATGTCGACCTGCCGGTCCAGGAGCATCGGCAGGCTGGCGTCGCCCTCGGCGTCCTGGACACGGATGCGGATACCGGGCGCCCCCGCGGCGAGGCGGACCACCGCGGGGACGACGACCTGGGCGATCCCGGTCGCGAAGGAGGCGACGGTGACGGTGCCGGCCGCGCCCGAACCGTATGCGGCGAGTTCGGCCGCGGCCCGCTCCAGTTGGGCGAGGACCACATGGGTGTGGCCGAGCAGGATCTCGCCGGCCGGGGTCAGCCGTACGCCCTTGGCACCGCGCTCCACCAGCCGGTGGCCGGTCTCCTGCTCCAGCGCGGCAAGCTGCTGGGACACCGCAGACGGGGTCAGGTACAGCGCGGCGGCCGCCGCCGTGACCGTACGGTGGTCGGCCACCGCACGGAGGATGTGGAGCCGCCGTGCCTCGATCATGCAATCGATTCTCTCAGGCGTCGAGCTCCGCCCGCGCCGCCACGAAGGCCTCCACCACGCGGTTCACGTCCTCGGTCGAGTGTGCGGCGGACAGCTGGACCCGGATCCGGGCCTGTCCCTCGGGCACCACGGGGTAGGAGAAGCCGACCACGTAGACACCGCGTTCCAGCAACAGCTCCGCCAGGCGTCCCGCGCGGGACGCGTCGCCGATCATCACCGGGGCGATGGGGTGGTCGCCGGGGAGGATGTCGAAGCCCTCCTCGGTCATCCGGTGGCGGAACAGGAGGGTGTTCTCGCCCAGCCGGACCCGCAGGTCGTCGGCGGACTCCAGCAGGTCGAGGACCTTCAGCGAGGCCGCGGCGATCACCGGGGCGAGCGTGTTCGAGAACAGGTACGGCCGGGAGCGCTGGCGCAGCAGGGCGACGATCTCCGCGCGGGCGGCGACATAGCCGCCGGAGGCGCCGCCGAGGGCCTTGCCGAGGGTACCGGTGAGGATGTCGACGCGGTCCATGACGCCGTGCAGTCCGGGCGTGCCGCGTCCACCGGGTCCGACGAAGCCCACGGCGTGCGAGTCGTCGACCATGACCATGGCGTCGTGACGTTCGGCGAGGTCGCAGATCTCGGCCAGCGGTGCGACATGGCCGTCCATGGAGAAGACGCCGTCGGTGACGATCAGCTTGCGGCGGGCCCCGCCCTCGGTGGCCTCCTTCAACCGGCACTCCAGGTCGGCCATGTCGCGGTTGGCGTAGCGGAAGCGGCGGGCCTTGGACAGACGGATGCCGTCGATGATCGACGCGTGGTTCAGCGCGTCGGAGATCACCGCGTCCTGCGCGCCGAGCAGGGTCTCGAACACGCCGCCGTTGGCGTCGAAGCAGGACGAGTAGAGGATCGTGTCCTCCTGGCCGAGGAACGCCGACAGCCGCGACTCCAGGTCCTTGTGCACCTCCTGTGTGCCGCAGATGAAGCGCACCGAGGCCATGCCGTACCCCCAGCGGTCGAGGGCCTCGTGGGCGGCGGCGAGCACCTCGGGGTGGTCGGCGAGGCCGAGGTAGTTGTTGGCGCAGAAGTTGAGGACCTCACCGGGGCGGCCTCCCGCGGTGACGTTCACGGTGGCGGACTGCGGGGTGCCGATCACGCGCTCGGGCTTGTGCAGTCCGGCGGCGCGGATCTCGTCGAGGGTGGTGCGGAGGTCGTCGCGCACGGAGTCGAACATCGAGAAGCTCCTGAAAGGGCTCGCGGAAGAGGAGAGGAGAGGAGAGGAGAGGAGAGGAGAGGAGAGGGCGCTGAGGACAGCGTGCGGTGGGCTACGCCGTCCAGTCGAGGATGATTTTTCCGCTGCGGCCGCTCGCCGCGTCCTCGAAGGCCGCCTCGAAGTCGCGGTGGGAGTACCGGCCGGTGATCACGGGGGCGAGGTCCAGGCCGCCTTCGAGGAGCACCGACATGGCGTACCAGGTCTCGAACATCTCACGGCCGTAGATCCCCTTGAGGGTGATCATCGAGGTGACGATCCGGGACCAGTCGACCGGAAACTCCTCGGCCGGCAGGCCGAGCATCGCGATCCGACCGCCATGGGTCATGTTGGTGATCATGTCGCGCAGCGCCTCGGGCCGGCCGGACATCTCGAGGCCGACGTCGAAGCCCTCGCGCAGGCCGAGGAGGTGCTGCCCGTCGGCGATCGCCGAGTCCCGCACGTTCAGCGCCAGGCTCACGCCGATCTTGCGGGCGAGTTCCAGACGCTCCTCGCTGACGTCGGTGATCATCACGTGGCGGGCGCCGGCGTGCCGGGCCACCGCGGCGGCCATCAGGCCGATCGGTCCGGCACCGGTGATCAGGACGTCCTCGCCGACGAGCGGGAAGGACAGGGCGGTGTGCACGGCGTTGCCGAACGGGTCGAAGATCGCGGCGACATCGAGGTCCACGGGGACACGGTGCACCCAGACGTTGGCCGCGGGCAGGGTGACGTACTCGGCGAACGCGCCGTCACGGCCGACGCCGAGGCCGATGGTGGCACGGCACAGGTGCCGGCGGCCTGCCTGGCAGTTGCGGCACTTGCCGCACACCAGGTGGCCCTCGCCGCTGACCCGGTCACCGGCCTTGATCTCGCCGGCGTCCCGGCCGGTCTCGACGACCTCGCCGACGAACTCGTGCCCGAGGATCAGCGGGGTGCTGATCGTCTGGCGGGCCCAGCCGTCCCAGGCACGGATGTGCAGGTCGGTACCGCAGATACCGGTGCGCAGCACCTTGATGAGTACCTCGCCGGGGCCGACGGCCGGCTCCGGTACGTCCGCGAGCCACAGCCCGGGTTCGGCCTGGTCCTTGACGAGCGCCTTCAACGCCACGGCTCCTCGGGGTCGGTCCCGGCTTCGGGCATGCCGGAGCAGCCCTGGCCGGGAGCGGGGTGGGATCGCACTGCAATCTGCCGTACGACACCATCACCGGTCCATCGAGGATTTCTTAAGCGCGGCCACAGCTTTCCTTCACGCCGTCACCCCGTCGGCGGCAGCACACCACGTCCGTGGGATCGAGGGAGCAGGCCCGCCTCCGCGGTCTCAGAAGGGCAGTCCGTCTCGCTCCCCGCGTTCGAGGCGTACGACGAGATCCGCGGCCCGTTCCTTGATGACAGCGAGCCCTTCCTGCCCCCAAGCCCGGGGCCGGGTGTCGGAGACCGACACGGTGCCCAGCACCGTGCCGGTGCTGTCGATGAGCGGGGCACCCAGGTAGGAGCGCACCCCGAACTCGTCGACGACCGGGTTGCCCGCGAACCGGGGATAGTCGCTCACGTCCCCCAGGACCAGCGCCTTGCGGCGGGCCACCACATGGGGGCAGAAGCCGTGGTCGCGGGGCAACGACCGACCCAGCAGGGCGCCGGTGCCGTCACCGCGGAGGACGGGGGCGACCGCCGGGGTGTGCAGCCCGGCGAAGAACTGCCTCTCCTCCCCCAGGAAGTTGACCATGGCGTACACCGCCCCCGTGAGCTCGGAGAGGCCGTACGCGAAGGCGTCGAGCGTGGGCTCGGAGCGCTCGCCCAGTCCCAGCCGGCGCAGCCGCTCGATGCGGGCCGGGGCTTCCTCGTCCTCGGGGGTGAGCAGAAGACGACCGACCGGACGCGGCGGGTCGTACCTCATGGGCGTGCTCCCTGAATGTGGTCACATGGCATATACGGGCTCCGTGGTGGTGTGTGGGGATCACATGTGGGCGCGGTACCCCGTCGCGGGGGCCGGGGCGTGGGCGATGAGATGGCGGACCAGGGTCAGCAGGGTCTGGACGCCCGAGCTGGAGATCCGGGCGTCGCAGCGCACGACGGGGACCCCGTCCGGCAGGTCCAGGGCGGCGCGTACCTCCTGGGGGTCGTAGCGGAAGGCGCCGTCGAACTCGTTGACGGCGATGATGAAGCCGAGGCCGCGTTGCTCGAAGAAGTCGACGGCGACGAAGCACTCCTCCAGGCGTCGGGTGTCGGCGATGACGACCGCGCCGAGGGCGCCCTCGCAGAGTTCGTCCCACATGAACCAGAAGCGTTCCTGGCCCGGTGTGCCGAACAGGTAGAGCACGTGTTCCTGATCCAGGGTGATGCGGCCGAAGTCCATCGCCACGGTCGTCTCGACCTTGTTCTCGATGCCGTCGAGCCGGTCGGTGGCGGCGCTGACCGTGGTGAGCAGTTCCTCCGTGCTGAGCGGCGCGATCTCGCTGACCGCGCCGACGAAGGTGGTCTTGCCCACGCCGAACCCGCCCGCCACGAGGATCTTGAGCGCGGTGGGGAACACGTCGGCGGCGCCGCCGTGGTCAGAGCTGTCGTCGTAGTCCATCGAGCACTGCCTCCAGAAGGGCCCGGTCCGTCGGGTTGTGGTCGAACACGGGGGGCTTGGTGGTGAGGCCTCCGCTGTCGACGAGGTCCGCCAGCAGCACCTTGGTGACGGCCAGCGGCAGCTTGAGGTGCGCGGCCACCTCGGCGACCGGGAGGGGCGCGCGGCACAGTTCGAGTGCCTGCGCGTGCTCGGGGCCGAGGTAGCCGAAGGGGATGGCCCCGGTGGCCATCACCTGTGACAGGAGGTCGAGTTCGACGGTGGGGCGGGTGCGGCCGTCGCTGACGGTGAAGGGGCGCACCAGCCGCCCGGCCGCGTCGTCCAGCCAGGGGCCGTCACCGGCCGTCGTCACGTTCAAGGCCTCATCGCCGACGGTTCGACGGCGGGCTGCCGGGGGGCGGTCACCAGGTACGGCCTCACGCTCTTGACCAGCATGGCCATCTCGTAGCCGAGCACCGCCGCGTCGGCCTCGCGGCCGGCCAGCACGGCGAGGCAGGTGCCGGAACCGGCGGTGGAGACGAACAGCAGCATCGAGTCGAGCTCGACGACGACCTGGCGGACGTCGCCGCCCCCGCCGAAGCGGATGCCGGCACTGCGGCCGAGGGAGTAGAGGCCCGAGGCCAGGGCTGCCATGTGGTCGGCGCTGTCCGCGTCGAGACCGTGCACGGACTTCACCAGCCCGTCGCAGGAGAACAGCACGGCGCTGGAGGTGTGCGGCACCCGTTGCACGAGGCCGCTCATCAGCCAGTCGAGATCGGAAACGTGGGCGGTCGGCGCATCGCTCGCCATGGTGGATCGACTCCTTGGGGTACGAAGGTCTGCGGGAGCGCTGGGGGCGGACGGGGAGGTGGGGGCCCGCCAGGGGGTGGAGGGTGCGGGCGTGTTCATCCGGCGGTTGCGCTCCCGTCGTGCCGTGCTGTGGGGTGGTCGGTGCGGGGCGCGGGCACGCTGTCGCGGGCGTCGCGCGCTTCCTGGGCTGCCGCATGCGTGGGACGCGCGTCGGCGGGGTGGGTCTCCGCGGTGGGGGACTCCGTCGCGTGAGCCGTGATGCTGTGGTGCGGGTCCATGAGGCGGGCGTCCACGTAGCGGGTGTCGACGGGGTGGGCGTCCCCGGGGTGGGCGGTGGGACCGGAGCACTCGCCCATGGGCGACGACGGCAGCCTGGGCGGGGACGCCATGTGGTCGCCCGCCATGTGGTCGTCGGCCGTGTCGTCGCTGCGCAGGTCGCCACGGCCCACGTCCTCGTTTCCCATGCGGCCGGTTTCCATGGACTGTTGGGTTTCGGCGAGGCTGACGCCCCGCCGGAAGGCCGCCATCAGGTGGGGGTCGTGCCCGACGACGTGCTCGGTGTCCTGACGCGGCGTGGGACCGTCGCGGAGCTGGGGCACCAAGTGTTCCTGGGCGCGGCGGCGGGGCAGCTGGGGCCTGTCCATGGTGCCGCGCACCGTGGTGCTGCGTGGGGTGAGGGGGGCGTTCCCGATCCCGCTCTCCTCGAGTGTCTGCCGGTCGTCCGGGGCGACCCCGGGCACGGCCTCGGCCGGATTGGGCCGCACCGCGCGGGCGCCGCGCAGCGGCAGGGGTGGCGCCACGCCCTCGGGGGCCGTCGGGGCCGGGGCGGTGGCCTGGTCGTGGTGCCGCACAGACGGTACGGCGGGGAACGGCAGCGAGGTGGGGGGCGTCCCGCTCCCGGACCCCGGCGGCAGGCCGGATCCGGCCTGCCGCACAAGGCCGGTCCGCGCGTCGGGTACCGCCCGCGCGTCGGGGCCGGTCTGCGGGCCGGTGCCGTCGGCGTACGGATCGGTGCCCGTCTGCGGCCCGGTCGGCCGCCGGCCGTTCCCGTGCCCGGCGGGACCGGTCGGCGGGACGCTGCCGGGCGCGGGGACGGCATGCGCGGGCCGGTGTGCCGGCCCGCCACCGTGTTCCGCGTCCGGTGCCGCGTCACCCCGGGTCGGCCGGCTTGCGCCCGCGCCCTGTCCCGCGGACCACTGCTCGGCACCGAGCAGTGCCTGCGGCACCACGAGCACGGCCTGCGCCCCGCCGTAGATGTTGTTCTGGAGCCGGACCTGGATGCCGTGCCGCCGCGCGAGCTGTGAGACCACGTACAGGCCGATGCGCCCGTCGGCCAGCAGGCTGGCGACATTGACCTGGTC comes from the Streptomyces sp. KMM 9044 genome and includes:
- a CDS encoding GPP34 family phosphoprotein — protein: MTTARDLLVVVIDTRSGTSVEPGDLSLALAGAELIDLIDAGTADLDGDRVVVPGPRQAAEPAAEPATDDPLLRQAVSSLVRQEPHEPVEDWLWRRGRDLVAAYLAELGTTGSAAARRRTRKPSLSIAPSELADSPARRHANDRWAAHEPVLTALAAAAGVGARGADDPDKGLGDHDDLADLGDDRIVTVLVAVNEAVVELAGVRQRRAVEAAAFDNIWRAV
- a CDS encoding MmcQ/YjbR family DNA-binding protein, giving the protein MPDAEDVRRIALSLPDTTEKVAWSMPTFRVAGKMFVTLPEDETSIAVRCPEEERDELALAEPEKFWIAGHEAQFAWVRARLATLEDEDELRDILADSWRQAAPPQLLDAHPGLGRQPGE
- a CDS encoding LysR family transcriptional regulator, producing the protein MIEARRLHILRAVADHRTVTAAAAALYLTPSAVSQQLAALEQETGHRLVERGAKGVRLTPAGEILLGHTHVVLAQLERAAAELAAYGSGAAGTVTVASFATGIAQVVVPAVVRLAAGAPGIRIRVQDAEGDASLPMLLDRQVDIAVAVEYRGAPPADDLRLTHVSLYAEPFDAVVPVTHRLAGVAEVPLAELAKDPWIGPYPGNPCHDVVVLACENAGFQPRLEHSSDDFRAVVALASADVGVALVPRSALRGMDLTGVTVRPVDGVAPTRRVFAAVRRGAEEHPLIRPVLDALGEAAGEA
- a CDS encoding glycine C-acetyltransferase → MFDSVRDDLRTTLDEIRAAGLHKPERVIGTPQSATVNVTAGGRPGEVLNFCANNYLGLADHPEVLAAAHEALDRWGYGMASVRFICGTQEVHKDLESRLSAFLGQEDTILYSSCFDANGGVFETLLGAQDAVISDALNHASIIDGIRLSKARRFRYANRDMADLECRLKEATEGGARRKLIVTDGVFSMDGHVAPLAEICDLAERHDAMVMVDDSHAVGFVGPGGRGTPGLHGVMDRVDILTGTLGKALGGASGGYVAARAEIVALLRQRSRPYLFSNTLAPVIAAASLKVLDLLESADDLRVRLGENTLLFRHRMTEEGFDILPGDHPIAPVMIGDASRAGRLAELLLERGVYVVGFSYPVVPEGQARIRVQLSAAHSTEDVNRVVEAFVAARAELDA
- the tdh gene encoding L-threonine 3-dehydrogenase, with the translated sequence MKALVKDQAEPGLWLADVPEPAVGPGEVLIKVLRTGICGTDLHIRAWDGWARQTISTPLILGHEFVGEVVETGRDAGEIKAGDRVSGEGHLVCGKCRNCQAGRRHLCRATIGLGVGRDGAFAEYVTLPAANVWVHRVPVDLDVAAIFDPFGNAVHTALSFPLVGEDVLITGAGPIGLMAAAVARHAGARHVMITDVSEERLELARKIGVSLALNVRDSAIADGQHLLGLREGFDVGLEMSGRPEALRDMITNMTHGGRIAMLGLPAEEFPVDWSRIVTSMITLKGIYGREMFETWYAMSVLLEGGLDLAPVITGRYSHRDFEAAFEDAASGRSGKIILDWTA
- a CDS encoding GAF domain-containing protein → MRYDPPRPVGRLLLTPEDEEAPARIERLRRLGLGERSEPTLDAFAYGLSELTGAVYAMVNFLGEERQFFAGLHTPAVAPVLRGDGTGALLGRSLPRDHGFCPHVVARRKALVLGDVSDYPRFAGNPVVDEFGVRSYLGAPLIDSTGTVLGTVSVSDTRPRAWGQEGLAVIKERAADLVVRLERGERDGLPF
- a CDS encoding GTP-binding protein; amino-acid sequence: MDYDDSSDHGGAADVFPTALKILVAGGFGVGKTTFVGAVSEIAPLSTEELLTTVSAATDRLDGIENKVETTVAMDFGRITLDQEHVLYLFGTPGQERFWFMWDELCEGALGAVVIADTRRLEECFVAVDFFEQRGLGFIIAVNEFDGAFRYDPQEVRAALDLPDGVPVVRCDARISSSGVQTLLTLVRHLIAHAPAPATGYRAHM
- a CDS encoding DUF742 domain-containing protein; the encoded protein is MTTAGDGPWLDDAAGRLVRPFTVSDGRTRPTVELDLLSQVMATGAIPFGYLGPEHAQALELCRAPLPVAEVAAHLKLPLAVTKVLLADLVDSGGLTTKPPVFDHNPTDRALLEAVLDGLRRQL
- a CDS encoding roadblock/LC7 domain-containing protein, translating into MASDAPTAHVSDLDWLMSGLVQRVPHTSSAVLFSCDGLVKSVHGLDADSADHMAALASGLYSLGRSAGIRFGGGGDVRQVVVELDSMLLFVSTAGSGTCLAVLAGREADAAVLGYEMAMLVKSVRPYLVTAPRQPAVEPSAMRP
- a CDS encoding ATP-binding protein is translated as MPDPRPPTRPSPASPATQIWPQLLRLAVLPPVAVALSACAAVLFIIRSTGARPGAALWGVLGGAVSVTLAGIVIAAVAADRAARSVHDRLEGLRRSTARHEADLCALVDTLRRGDGPPPRAQPGRTPGDADEFDRLGADLSRAHDSAVTAVVQASRLSSQAGSEQKLEVFVNLARRLQSLVHREISILDEMENEIEDPDLLKGLFHVDHLATRIRRHAENLAVLGGAVSRRQWSHPVSMTEVLRSAIAEVEQYSRVKLVPPIDGTLRGYAVADVIHLLAELVENATLYSAPHTQVLLRAGLVTSGLAVEVEDRGLGMPVGEQDRMNALLADPDQVNVASLLADGRIGLYVVSQLARRHGIQVRLQNNIYGGAQAVLVVPQALLGAEQWSAGQGAGASRPTRGDAAPDAEHGGGPAHRPAHAVPAPGSVPPTGPAGHGNGRRPTGPQTGTDPYADGTGPQTGPDARAVPDARTGLVRQAGSGLPPGSGSGTPPTSLPFPAVPSVRHHDQATAPAPTAPEGVAPPLPLRGARAVRPNPAEAVPGVAPDDRQTLEESGIGNAPLTPRSTTVRGTMDRPQLPRRRAQEHLVPQLRDGPTPRQDTEHVVGHDPHLMAAFRRGVSLAETQQSMETGRMGNEDVGRGDLRSDDTADDHMAGDHMASPPRLPSSPMGECSGPTAHPGDAHPVDTRYVDARLMDPHHSITAHATESPTAETHPADARPTHAAAQEARDARDSVPAPRTDHPTARHDGSATAG